A window of Methylobacterium bullatum genomic DNA:
GTTCCGGGGGTTGCCCCCATCGTCCGCAGGATCGCGATGTCGCTCGACTTGTCGCGCACCAGCAAGATCAGGCCGGAGACGATGTTGAGGGTCGCCACCACGACGATCAGGCTGAGGATGAGGAACATCACGTTCCGCTCCACCTCCAGCGCCCCGAAGAAGGTTCGGTTGCGCTGGCGCCAGTCGGTGAGAAGAACGGGCCGCTCGGCCGCCATTTCGAGGTCGGGCCGCAATTGCGCCACCGCATCCGCATTGTCGAGATAGACCTCGATCAGGCTGACGTCGCTGTCCCGGTTGAAGAAGGCCTGGGATTCGGCCAGCGGCATGAACACGAAAGTGGCATCGAACTCGGTCATGCCGATCTCGAAGATCGCCTTGACCGTATAGGCCTTGGTGCGCGGCGCGGTGCCGAACGGTGTCGTCGCGCCCTTCGGCGTGGACAGGGTGATCTGGTCGCCGGCCTGCAGGCCCAGCGATTCGGCGAGTCTCCGACCGATGGCGACCCCGGTGCCGTCGTCGAACCCGTCGAGCGTGCCGCCCCGGATGGTCTTGGCGATGGACCCGATGGAATCGATGTCCTCGCCCCTGATGCCGCGCACCAGGACGCCGCTGCCGCCATAGGGCGACGAAGCGAAGGCCTGACCTTCCACGAGGGGAATCGCCGAGCGGACGCCGGCGACCTTGGACAGGCGGTCGGACAGATCGACGTAATCGGTGAACAGCTTGTCGATGGGCGTGACGAAGACGTGGCCGTTGATGCCGACGATCTTCGAGAGCAGTTCGGTACGGAACCCGTTCATCACCGAAAGAACGATGATGAGGGTGGCGACCCCCAGGGTGATGCCGAGGACGGAGAAGAAGGCGACGACGGAGACGCCGCCGCCACGCCGCCGGGCGCGGAGATAGCGCCCGGCGATGATCCACTCGAAGGCCGCGAAGGGCGGCGTGCTGCCGCGCTTGAACAGGCCGGCGAGCCCCGCCAGCCGTTCCTTCACCGTCTCTGCCAGAGCCATACCGGCCTCAGCTCCGCTTCAGGCGCGAGATCAGGTCGATGGGAGCCACGCTCTCGCGCTCGCCGCCGGAGCGCCGCTTGATCTCGACCTTGCCCTCGGCGAGTCCGCGCGGCCCCACCACGACCTGCCAGGGCAGGCCGATGAGGTCGGCGGTGGCGAATTTGGCGCCAGGACGCTCGTCACGGTCGTCGTAGAGCACCGTCAGGCCGCTGGCCTCGAGGTTGGACTGGATCTCGGCGCAGGCCGCATCGGTCGCCGCGTCGCCGGTCTTGAGGTTGATGAGGGCGACATCGAAGGGCGCCACGGAATCCGGCCAGATGATGCCGGCTTCGTCGTGCGAGGCTTCGATGATCGCCGCGACCAGCCGGCTCGGGCCGATGCCGTAGGAACCCATATGCACGGGGCGGTCTACGCCGTCCGGCCCAGTGACCTTGGCACCCATGGCCTCGGAATACTTGGTGCCGAAGTAGAAGATGTGCCCGACCTCGATGCCGCGCGCGGCCATCTGCTTGTCCTCACCGACTTCGGCGAAGGCGGCGGGCTCATGCATCTCGGAGGTGGCGGCGTAGAGCGAGGTCCAGCGGTCCACCGTGCCCTGGAGGCCGGCGACGTCGTCGAAATCGGTGGTCACCGGCGGAACGTCGAAATCGAGATACTGCCTGTCGCAGAAGACCTCGCTCTCGCCGGTCTGGGCAAGGATAATGAACTCGTGGCTGAGATCGCCGCCGATCGGGCCGGTATCGGCGCGCATGGGGATCGCCTTGAGGCCGAGGCCGGCGAAGGTGCGCAGATACGCCACGAACATCTTGTTGTAGGCGTGCCGGGCCGCCGCCTGATCGATATCGAACGAGTAGGCGTCCTTCATCAGGAATTCGCGGGAGCGCATGGTGCCGAAGCGCGGCCGCACCTCGTCACGGAACTTCCAGGAGATCTGGTAGAGGTTCTTCGGCAGGTCCTTGTAGGAGCGCACGCTGCCGCGGAAGATCTCGGTGATCACTTCCTCGGCGGTGGGGCCGAACAGCATCTCGCGATCGTGCCGGTCGGAAATGCGCAGCATCTCCTTGCCGTAGGCCTCGTAGCGGCCGGATTCCTTCCACAACTCCGCCGACTGGATCGACGGCATCAGGAGTTCGATGGCGCCGGACCGGTCCTGCTCCTCGCGGACCACCGCGCAGACCCTGTTGAGCACGCGAAGACCCAGGGGCAGCCAGGCATAGATGCCCGCCGCTTCCTGACGGATCAGGCCGGCCCGCAGCATCAGGCGATGGGAGACGATCTCCGCCTCCTTGGGCGTCTCGCGCAGGGTCGGCAGGAAATAGCGGGAGAGACGCATCGGGGGCCCTGGATCGTTTTGGAGCGCGATCGTACCGCGCATCGTTGCGGGGCACACAACACATTGCATCGAGAAAAGACAAGCGCCGTGCGGGGTCGGGGAAGGCCCTCATGCTCACGGAACCGGGTCGCAGGGGGAAATGGAACTCAAACCCACCAAGTCTTGCAAAAAAACGCCAGGAATCATCTCCGAAGGCGTGACAATGCGCAATCCAGTTCCTATAAGCGCCACCGTGATGGTCGCGACGCCCGGAGAGGCAGCGCGAGGTCCGAGTCTCGGGAGGAAATTTCAGCCGCCACGCCGTCAGAAATGCGTGAGATAAAATAGGCTGACACGTCATCTGTCGTCTCAAAAGCAAGGCTCGCGCCTTGCTTTTTTTATGGTCGAAGCAGATTCGCGGATATGGGTGCAGCCCGATCCGGCCCGTCACCGGATCGCTGCGCTACAGCCCCGACAACTCGAAGATCGGGATCACCACGAGAAACACGAGGCTGGCGAGCAACGTCGTCCAGATCGCCTTCTCGAGCAGACGCGGCGCCGCGGGCGCCCCTGGATCCTGCCCCGGCACGATCAGCGACGGGTCGGTCTCGACCTGATTGCGGAGCGGCAGGATGACGAAGAGCAGCGTCCACCACACCACGAAATACAGGGCGAAAGCCCCGAAAACCGTCAGCTTGAACAGCACCACGGCTAGAGCCGCCACGGCCGAGACGATGACGACCATGGTGGCCAGCGTGCGCCAGACCGTCGCCGAGACGGTCTGAACGAGGGCGCTCAGGCCGCTCACACCTGCTCCAGCTCGACGAGGGTGCCGAGGAAGTCCTTGGGGTGAAGAAACAGCACCGGCTTGCCATGGGCGCCGATTTTCGGCTCGCCGGTGCCGAGGACGCGGGCGCCCTGGGCCTTCAGCTTGTCGCGGGCTGCGATGATGTCGTCCACCTCGTAGCAGACATGGTGCACGCCGCCGTTCGGGTTGCGGTCCACGAAGTTCTCGATGGGCGAGCCCTCGCCTAGCGGCGACATCAGCTCGACCTTGCTGTTGGGCAGGTTCACGAAGACCACCGTGACGCCGTGCTCCGGCTGCGGCAGGGGCTCGGTGACCGTGGCGCCGAGGGTGTCACGATAGATGGCACAGGCCGCGTCGAGGTCGCGCACGGCGATGGCCACGTGGTTCAGGCGTCCGATCATGGTTTGCTCCCTCGTTTGGTTCTCGTGATCCTACCCATCCCCCTCATCCTGAGGTGCCGCACCAGCGGCCCGGAAGGAATCCTTCGGTGATCGCAACGCGCACTGGAGGACTTCTTCGAGGCCTTCGCTGCGCTCTGGACACCTCAGGATGAGGGTGCGGGTCGGAAGGACGG
This region includes:
- the proS gene encoding Proline--tRNA ligase — its product is MRLSRYFLPTLRETPKEAEIVSHRLMLRAGLIRQEAAGIYAWLPLGLRVLNRVCAVVREEQDRSGAIELLMPSIQSAELWKESGRYEAYGKEMLRISDRHDREMLFGPTAEEVITEIFRGSVRSYKDLPKNLYQISWKFRDEVRPRFGTMRSREFLMKDAYSFDIDQAAARHAYNKMFVAYLRTFAGLGLKAIPMRADTGPIGGDLSHEFIILAQTGESEVFCDRQYLDFDVPPVTTDFDDVAGLQGTVDRWTSLYAATSEMHEPAAFAEVGEDKQMAARGIEVGHIFYFGTKYSEAMGAKVTGPDGVDRPVHMGSYGIGPSRLVAAIIEASHDEAGIIWPDSVAPFDVALINLKTGDAATDAACAEIQSNLEASGLTVLYDDRDERPGAKFATADLIGLPWQVVVGPRGLAEGKVEIKRRSGGERESVAPIDLISRLKRS
- the lolE gene encoding Lipoprotein-releasing system transmembrane protein LolE; the encoded protein is MALAETVKERLAGLAGLFKRGSTPPFAAFEWIIAGRYLRARRRGGGVSVVAFFSVLGITLGVATLIIVLSVMNGFRTELLSKIVGINGHVFVTPIDKLFTDYVDLSDRLSKVAGVRSAIPLVEGQAFASSPYGGSGVLVRGIRGEDIDSIGSIAKTIRGGTLDGFDDGTGVAIGRRLAESLGLQAGDQITLSTPKGATTPFGTAPRTKAYTVKAIFEIGMTEFDATFVFMPLAESQAFFNRDSDVSLIEVYLDNADAVAQLRPDLEMAAERPVLLTDWRQRNRTFFGALEVERNVMFLILSLIVVVATLNIVSGLILLVRDKSSDIAILRTMGATPGTVMRVFLINGALIGVVGTLGGLALGTLITLNIKPIQRVLFPSAWDPTVRFLAEIPAEMNSGEITVVVLTSIALSLVATLYPSWRAARLDPVQALRYG